The following proteins are encoded in a genomic region of Vulpes vulpes isolate BD-2025 chromosome X, VulVul3, whole genome shotgun sequence:
- the LOC112919022 gene encoding small ubiquitin-related modifier 1-like: MSGQEAKPSTEDLGDKKEGEYIKLKVIGQDSSEIHFKAKMTTHLKKLKESYCQRRGVPMNSLRFLFEGQRIADNHTPKQLDVEEEDVIEVYQEQTGGRSAI, translated from the coding sequence ATGTCTGGCCAGGAGGCAAAACCTTCAACTGAGGACTTGGGGgataagaaggaaggagaatacaTTAAACTCAAAGTCATTGGACAGGATAGCAGTGAGATTCACTTCAAAGCGAAAATGACCACCCATCTGAAGAAACTCAAAGAATCGTACTGTCAAAGACGGGGAGTTCCCATGAATTCGCTCAGGTTTCTCTTTGAAGGTCAGAGAATTGCTGATAATCACACCCCAAAACAACTGGACGTGGAGGAAGAAGATGTGATTGAAGTTTATCAGGAACAAACAGGGGGTCGTTCTGCGatttag